The Peribacillus simplex genome contains a region encoding:
- a CDS encoding NAD(P)-dependent malic enzyme — protein MTLREEALHMHRLNQGKLETVSKVPVRNAVDLSLAYSPGVAEPCKDIYDKPDTVYDYTMKGNTVAVISDGTAVLGLGNIGPEAAMPVMEGKAVLFKSFAGVDAFPICLKTTDVDKIVETVKLLEPTFGGVNLEDIAAPNCFEIEERLKKEMNIPVFHDDQHGTAIVTVAGLVNALRLVNKSMSEIKVVANGAGAAGIAIIKLLYSYGVRDIIMCDTKGAIYEGRSTGMNDTKEQVAKVTNRNRVSGPLETVIQNADVFIGVSAAGALTKEMVSSMNRDAIIFAMANPDPEIMPEDAKAAGAKVVGTGRSDFPNQVNNVLAFPGIFRGALDVRATHINEKMKVAAVQAIAGLIQEHELNEDYVIPAPFDERVAPAVAAAVAKAAMETGVARINVDPEEIKEKTRKLAIIGKSEE, from the coding sequence ATGACATTAAGAGAAGAAGCATTACATATGCACCGCTTGAATCAAGGAAAATTAGAAACAGTTTCGAAAGTACCGGTAAGGAATGCAGTAGATTTAAGCCTGGCTTATTCTCCTGGTGTCGCAGAACCGTGTAAAGATATTTACGATAAGCCGGATACCGTTTATGACTATACAATGAAGGGGAATACTGTTGCTGTTATTTCTGATGGAACGGCTGTATTGGGACTTGGAAACATCGGTCCGGAAGCTGCCATGCCGGTTATGGAAGGTAAAGCCGTTCTATTTAAAAGTTTCGCTGGAGTGGACGCTTTCCCAATCTGTTTAAAAACGACGGATGTGGACAAAATTGTAGAGACCGTTAAATTACTCGAACCGACTTTCGGTGGAGTGAACTTAGAGGACATAGCCGCACCGAATTGTTTCGAAATTGAAGAAAGACTCAAGAAAGAAATGAATATTCCTGTTTTTCATGATGATCAGCATGGTACAGCCATTGTTACTGTTGCCGGTCTTGTGAACGCATTACGACTAGTGAATAAATCAATGTCCGAAATTAAAGTGGTTGCGAATGGAGCAGGCGCTGCGGGCATTGCCATCATTAAATTGCTTTATAGCTATGGAGTTCGTGACATCATCATGTGTGATACGAAGGGTGCCATTTATGAGGGCCGTTCGACAGGTATGAATGATACAAAAGAACAAGTGGCGAAAGTGACCAATCGAAATAGGGTTTCAGGACCTTTGGAAACTGTCATTCAAAACGCTGATGTATTTATTGGTGTTTCTGCTGCAGGTGCATTGACGAAAGAAATGGTTTCTTCGATGAACCGGGATGCGATCATTTTCGCGATGGCCAATCCAGATCCGGAAATCATGCCGGAAGATGCAAAAGCGGCAGGTGCCAAGGTTGTTGGAACAGGCCGTTCGGATTTCCCGAATCAGGTCAATAACGTCCTTGCTTTCCCAGGGATATTCCGTGGTGCCCTGGATGTGCGTGCGACTCATATCAATGAAAAAATGAAGGTTGCTGCAGTGCAAGCCATTGCCGGTTTAATACAGGAACATGAGTTAAACGAAGACTACGTCATCCCTGCTCCATTTGATGAGAGGGTAGCACCTGCCGTTGCGGCTGCTGTTGCCAAGGCAGCGATGGAAACGGGAGTAGCCAGGATTAATGTAGATCCAGAGGAAATTAAAGAAAAAACAAGGAAATTAGCGATCATTGGAAAAAGTGAGGAATAA
- the dnaE gene encoding DNA polymerase III subunit alpha, whose protein sequence is MYTHLHIQSGYSLLTSTVKITELVAKAKADGCTSLALTDRNVMYGSVYFYKECKRQGIKPIIGILADVLDERDSQHGLLLLAKSLQGYQNLLKISSAIKTKSPSGIPMNWLKAYSRGLIAITPGAEGQIETLLREENPEEARQAAGRFLQIFGHDDFYVSIQRLSIANEEKSNEAISQLARDLEIKIVATNPVYYLNESDALAQEVLLAIGNGDKLADETHTVLESDQFYLKSRARMAELFHDRPDALENTLHIAAQCNLEIPFHRSLLPKYPTEDGVTAEEMLEAICFQGLKKRLPEPSIQYEERLRYELDIITKMKFSDYFLIVWDFMKFAKEHQILTGPGRGSAAGSMVAYVLSITDVDPIEHSLLFERFLNPERVSMPDIDIDFPDNRREEVIAYVAKKYGELHVAQIITFGTLAAKAALRDTGRVFGLNSKEQEAVSKMIPGRLGITLPEAFKESKRLREFVNESDLNQKLFQTALLLEGLPRHASTHAAGVVISDQALTEHIPIQGGHEGIHLTQYPMDLLEELGLLKMDFLGLRNLTLIDNILNNIKKGTGEKIDLSHIPMDDPETLALLGRGETTGVFQFESDGIRKVLIKLKPNRFEDIVAVNALYRPGPMENIPLFIERKHGLAPIDYLHEDLKDILEPTYGVIVYQEQIMQIASRLAGFSLGEADLLRRAVSKKKKDVLDQERQHFVNGSLKQGYSEKTADEIYSLIVRFANYGFNRSHAVAYSFIAYQLGYLKTHHPEYFMAALLTSVVGNDEKISQYIREAKKKGIMVLPPSINRSGYPFLPEKEGIRYSLGAIKGIGGTVLKEIFAARRQKKFADLFDFCLRVSGKIVNRKVLEALVHSGAFDEFGEDRATLLASLDVAINHTELVNPDDDLFDMFSDGEFSLKPKYNRVEPIPIEHKLSLEKSALGLYLSNHPVTSYRELFQHFGCLTIDEATNKKESKVLLGAYITSVKTIRTKKGDVMAFLSVSDEEGDIEAVVFPNVYKNHSADLNHGQLVMLQGTLEERDGKTQLLIRNVYPLEKVKQMKEEKNGTIFLKIEAGKQTKDTLQKIKKILMQHSGETKVMLFYERENRYVQLSYWDWVNPTDRLMQALFDLVGKGNVVYKKE, encoded by the coding sequence GTGTATACTCATCTCCATATTCAGAGCGGATACAGCCTGCTGACAAGTACGGTGAAGATCACTGAACTTGTGGCCAAAGCGAAAGCGGATGGCTGTACAAGTCTTGCTTTAACCGATCGAAATGTTATGTACGGTTCGGTCTATTTTTATAAAGAATGCAAGAGACAGGGTATAAAGCCGATCATCGGCATACTTGCCGATGTCCTTGATGAACGGGATTCGCAACATGGACTTCTTTTATTGGCAAAAAGTCTACAAGGATATCAAAACCTGCTTAAAATAAGCAGTGCCATAAAAACGAAATCCCCGTCAGGCATTCCAATGAATTGGCTTAAAGCCTATTCCCGGGGCTTGATAGCAATCACTCCGGGTGCGGAGGGGCAAATAGAAACGCTATTGAGAGAAGAAAATCCTGAGGAAGCCAGACAGGCAGCGGGGCGATTCCTGCAAATTTTTGGTCATGATGACTTTTATGTATCCATACAGAGACTTTCGATCGCGAATGAGGAAAAAAGTAACGAAGCCATAAGTCAGTTGGCGAGAGATTTAGAGATAAAGATTGTCGCGACGAATCCAGTCTATTATTTGAATGAAAGCGATGCACTCGCTCAAGAAGTATTATTGGCAATTGGAAATGGCGACAAGCTGGCGGATGAGACGCATACGGTTCTTGAATCCGATCAATTTTATTTGAAAAGCCGGGCCCGGATGGCAGAACTATTCCATGACAGACCGGATGCACTCGAAAATACACTGCATATTGCCGCGCAATGCAATCTGGAAATTCCATTTCACCGTTCACTGCTTCCCAAGTACCCCACTGAAGATGGAGTCACAGCCGAGGAAATGCTCGAAGCCATCTGTTTCCAAGGGCTGAAGAAAAGATTGCCGGAGCCATCCATTCAATATGAAGAGCGCCTGCGATATGAATTGGATATCATCACCAAGATGAAATTCAGCGATTACTTTTTGATCGTTTGGGATTTCATGAAATTCGCTAAGGAACATCAAATCCTGACTGGTCCTGGAAGGGGGTCGGCCGCCGGGTCGATGGTCGCTTATGTGCTGTCGATAACCGATGTCGATCCAATCGAACATTCCTTGCTGTTCGAGCGTTTCCTGAATCCGGAACGTGTCTCGATGCCGGATATCGACATTGACTTTCCGGATAACCGCCGTGAAGAAGTGATTGCCTATGTCGCGAAGAAGTACGGGGAACTTCATGTGGCACAAATCATTACTTTCGGAACATTGGCTGCCAAGGCTGCGTTAAGGGACACAGGACGTGTTTTCGGCTTGAATTCAAAGGAACAGGAAGCGGTATCGAAAATGATTCCAGGCCGCCTGGGCATCACGCTTCCCGAGGCTTTCAAGGAATCGAAAAGGCTCAGGGAATTCGTTAATGAGAGTGACCTGAATCAAAAACTTTTTCAAACCGCTTTATTGCTTGAAGGACTGCCTCGCCATGCTTCGACACATGCCGCAGGCGTCGTCATCAGCGATCAGGCATTGACCGAGCATATTCCGATTCAGGGGGGGCATGAAGGCATCCATCTGACTCAATATCCAATGGACCTTCTCGAAGAACTGGGACTTCTTAAAATGGATTTTCTGGGACTCCGCAATTTAACGCTCATCGATAATATTTTAAATAATATCAAAAAGGGAACGGGGGAAAAGATCGACTTGTCCCATATCCCAATGGATGACCCCGAGACGCTGGCCCTTTTAGGGAGAGGCGAAACAACCGGAGTGTTTCAATTTGAATCGGATGGCATCCGAAAGGTTTTGATCAAGCTGAAACCGAATCGATTCGAGGATATCGTCGCGGTCAATGCCCTATATCGTCCAGGTCCGATGGAAAATATACCGCTGTTCATCGAACGAAAACATGGACTGGCTCCGATTGATTACCTGCACGAGGATTTGAAGGATATCCTCGAGCCTACATACGGGGTCATCGTTTATCAAGAACAAATCATGCAAATCGCCTCCCGCTTAGCCGGGTTTTCATTAGGGGAGGCAGACCTGCTCCGTCGTGCCGTTTCGAAGAAGAAGAAGGATGTTCTGGATCAAGAGCGGCAGCATTTCGTGAACGGCTCATTGAAACAAGGATACTCCGAAAAAACGGCAGATGAGATTTATTCCTTGATTGTCCGCTTCGCTAACTATGGATTCAACCGAAGCCATGCGGTGGCGTATAGTTTCATCGCTTATCAGCTGGGTTACTTGAAAACCCACCATCCGGAATATTTCATGGCAGCACTCCTGACATCGGTCGTCGGGAATGATGAAAAGATTTCGCAATATATCCGTGAAGCCAAAAAGAAAGGGATAATGGTTCTGCCTCCCTCGATTAACCGGAGCGGTTACCCGTTTTTACCGGAAAAGGAAGGGATCCGTTATAGCCTTGGAGCCATTAAAGGGATAGGCGGTACGGTCCTGAAAGAAATCTTTGCTGCAAGGAGGCAGAAGAAGTTCGCTGATTTATTCGATTTCTGTTTGCGCGTTTCGGGAAAAATCGTAAATAGAAAAGTGTTGGAGGCGCTTGTGCATTCAGGGGCATTTGATGAATTCGGTGAAGACCGGGCAACATTGTTGGCGAGCTTGGACGTAGCGATCAATCATACGGAATTGGTCAATCCGGATGATGACCTTTTCGATATGTTTTCGGATGGCGAGTTTTCACTCAAACCGAAATACAACCGGGTCGAGCCTATACCCATCGAGCACAAACTCTCATTGGAAAAAAGCGCATTGGGGCTTTATCTATCGAATCATCCGGTGACAAGCTACAGGGAACTTTTTCAGCACTTCGGCTGTTTGACCATAGATGAAGCTACGAATAAAAAGGAATCAAAAGTCTTGCTTGGCGCATACATTACGTCGGTTAAAACCATAAGGACAAAAAAGGGCGATGTGATGGCTTTCTTGAGCGTTAGTGATGAAGAGGGGGATATTGAAGCGGTCGTTTTTCCAAATGTTTATAAAAATCACTCTGCCGACTTGAATCACGGACAACTCGTTATGCTGCAAGGAACATTGGAAGAGCGGGATGGAAAGACACAGCTCCTGATCAGGAACGTATACCCGCTTGAAAAAGTGAAACAGATGAAAGAGGAAAAGAACGGAACGATATTCCTGAAAATCGAGGCCGGCAAGCAAACGAAGGATACACTGCAAAAAATAAAAAAAATTTTAATGCAGCATAGCGGTGAAACGAAGGTCATGCTTTTTTACGAGAGGGAAAACCGCTATGTACAGCTATCTTATTGGGATTGGGTCAATCCTACAGATAGATTGATGCAGGCATTATTTGACTTGGTCGGAAAAGGGAATGTGGTTTACAAGAAAGAATAA